A stretch of Oncorhynchus mykiss isolate Arlee chromosome 14, USDA_OmykA_1.1, whole genome shotgun sequence DNA encodes these proteins:
- the LOC110489103 gene encoding heterogeneous nuclear ribonucleoprotein H isoform X1 produces the protein MSDGEGYVVRVRGLPWSVSVDEVRRFFSDCKIANNGTSIHFTSTREGRPSGEAFVELENEDDLKIAVKKDRETMGHRYVEVFKSNNVEMDWVMKHSGPNSPETTGDGLVRLRGLPFGCSKEEIVQFLSGLEIVPNGITLPLDFQGRSTGEAFVQFASQDIAEKALKKHKERIGHRYIEIFKSSRAEVRTHYEPQRKPMGMQRPGPYDRPSGGRGYNMMGGRGGGSYDRARRGGYGGGVSDGRYGDSSSSFQSTTGHCVHMRGLPYRATETDIYNFFSPLNPVRVHVEIGPDGRVTGEADVEFATHEDAVAAMSKDKANMQHRYVELFLNSTAGGSNGSYGSPMQGGMGSQSSYSSGGLSSGYSGGYSSQGSMGGYSDYSNQGGMSSSYYGGSGGRSSNGLGSGWGM, from the exons ATGTCTGATGGAGAGGGTTACGTGGTGCGTGTGAGAGGCCTACCATGGTCAGTCTCTGTGGATGAAGTACGGAGGTTCTTCTCAG ATTGTAAAATCGCCAACAATGGCACCAGCATTCATTTTACCTCCACGCGTGAGGGCCGACCCAGCGGAGAGGCCTTCGTTGAGCTGGAGAATGAGGATGACCTGAAGATCGCTGTGAAGAAGGACAGAGAAACCATGGGCCACAGATATGTGgaag TGTTTAAATCCAACAACGTGGAAATGGACTGGGTGATGAAACATTCTGGTCCAAACAGCCCAGAAACGACTGGAGACGGCCTGGTCAGGCTCCGAGGCCTCCCCTTCGGCTGCAGCAAGGAGGAGATCGTCCAGTTCCTCTCAG GGTTGGAAATCGTGCCAAATGGGATAACATTGCCGCTGGACTTCCAGGGGAGGAGTACGGGGGAGGCCTTCGTGCAGTTTGCTTCACAGGATATAGCTGAAAAGGCTCTAAAGAAACACAAGGAAAGAATAGGGCACAG GTACATTGAGATCTTCAAGAGCAGCCGTGCCGAGGTGAGGACCCACTACGAACCCCAGAGGAAACCTATGGGGATGCAGAGACCGGGGCCCTATGACAGACCGTCTGGGGGCCGTGGGTACAACATGATGGGGGGCCGAGGAGGGGGCTCCTACGACAGGGCTAGACGCGGAGGCTAtggtggag GTGTGTCTGATGGGCGGTATGGTGACAGTAGCTCCTCCTTCCAGAGCACCACGGGTCACTGTGTTCACATGAGGGGTCTGCCCTACAGAGCCACAGAGACTGACATCTACAAT tTCTTCTCTCCTCTGAACCCAGTGAGAGTGCATGTAGAGATCGGGCCAGACGGCAGAGTGACAGGAGAGGCTGACGTGGAGTTTGCTACACATGAGGATGCTGTGGCAGCCATGTCGAAGGACAAGGCCAACATGC AGCACCGCTATGTGGAGCTGTTCCTGAACTCtacagcagggggcagtaatgGCTCGTACGGCAGTCCGATGCAGGGGGGTATGGgaagccagtcctcctatagcagTGGAGGGCTGAGCTCTGGATACTCTGGAGGCTACAGCAGCCAGGGCAGCATGGGAGGTTACAGTGACTATA GTAACCAGGGCGGTATGAGCAGCAGTTACTATGGCGGCAGTGGAGGCAGGAGTTCCAATGGCCTGGGGTCAGGATGGGGGATGTAG
- the LOC110489103 gene encoding heterogeneous nuclear ribonucleoprotein H isoform X2, translated as MSDGEGYVVRVRGLPWSVSVDEVRRFFSDCKIANNGTSIHFTSTREGRPSGEAFVELENEDDLKIAVKKDRETMGHRYVEVFKSNNVEMDWVMKHSGPNSPETTGDGLVRLRGLPFGCSKEEIVQFLSGLEIVPNGITLPLDFQGRSTGEAFVQFASQDIAEKALKKHKERIGHRYIEIFKSSRAEVRTHYEPQRKPMGMQRPGPYDRPSGGRGYNMMGGRGGGSYDRARRGGYGGGVSDGRYGDSSSSFQSTTGHCVHMRGLPYRATETDIYNFFSPLNPVRVHVEIGPDGRVTGEADVEFATHEDAVAAMSKDKANMQHRYVELFLNSTAGGSNGSYGSPMQGGMGSQSSYSSGGLSSGYSGGYSSQGSMGGYSDYIR; from the exons ATGTCTGATGGAGAGGGTTACGTGGTGCGTGTGAGAGGCCTACCATGGTCAGTCTCTGTGGATGAAGTACGGAGGTTCTTCTCAG ATTGTAAAATCGCCAACAATGGCACCAGCATTCATTTTACCTCCACGCGTGAGGGCCGACCCAGCGGAGAGGCCTTCGTTGAGCTGGAGAATGAGGATGACCTGAAGATCGCTGTGAAGAAGGACAGAGAAACCATGGGCCACAGATATGTGgaag TGTTTAAATCCAACAACGTGGAAATGGACTGGGTGATGAAACATTCTGGTCCAAACAGCCCAGAAACGACTGGAGACGGCCTGGTCAGGCTCCGAGGCCTCCCCTTCGGCTGCAGCAAGGAGGAGATCGTCCAGTTCCTCTCAG GGTTGGAAATCGTGCCAAATGGGATAACATTGCCGCTGGACTTCCAGGGGAGGAGTACGGGGGAGGCCTTCGTGCAGTTTGCTTCACAGGATATAGCTGAAAAGGCTCTAAAGAAACACAAGGAAAGAATAGGGCACAG GTACATTGAGATCTTCAAGAGCAGCCGTGCCGAGGTGAGGACCCACTACGAACCCCAGAGGAAACCTATGGGGATGCAGAGACCGGGGCCCTATGACAGACCGTCTGGGGGCCGTGGGTACAACATGATGGGGGGCCGAGGAGGGGGCTCCTACGACAGGGCTAGACGCGGAGGCTAtggtggag GTGTGTCTGATGGGCGGTATGGTGACAGTAGCTCCTCCTTCCAGAGCACCACGGGTCACTGTGTTCACATGAGGGGTCTGCCCTACAGAGCCACAGAGACTGACATCTACAAT tTCTTCTCTCCTCTGAACCCAGTGAGAGTGCATGTAGAGATCGGGCCAGACGGCAGAGTGACAGGAGAGGCTGACGTGGAGTTTGCTACACATGAGGATGCTGTGGCAGCCATGTCGAAGGACAAGGCCAACATGC AGCACCGCTATGTGGAGCTGTTCCTGAACTCtacagcagggggcagtaatgGCTCGTACGGCAGTCCGATGCAGGGGGGTATGGgaagccagtcctcctatagcagTGGAGGGCTGAGCTCTGGATACTCTGGAGGCTACAGCAGCCAGGGCAGCATGGGAGGTTACAGTGACTATA tCAGGTAA